One genomic segment of Coffea arabica cultivar ET-39 chromosome 6e, Coffea Arabica ET-39 HiFi, whole genome shotgun sequence includes these proteins:
- the LOC140009402 gene encoding multiple C2 domain and transmembrane region protein 16-like, whose product MGTVRKLIVEVVDARNLPPKDGHGTCSPYVILDFYGQRKKTRTVIRDLNPAWSETLEFNVGKPSDVLGDMLELEMYHDRKVGPTTRNNFLGRLKLSSRQFVRKGEEALIYYPLEKKTLFSWIQGEIGLKIYFADEVIPPPGPPALPTPPPEEAKPEQTPQTPAAAEEASPEAAAAPASDSPPPPPEATEPVCEKPDAASETNPEPPKEPASDGEKPATEQPPVPPAEAAPPPETATVSSDVADHEKQEVAPDLPAQEGTDPVDLSPQQPVQLDNGLDHMMGSVASGSMPEVKINNVNGPQPISRVSSVSSFLSDASDRSTIERSSFDLVEKMHYLFVRVVKARSLPTMGRPVVKIVVSGCHIISKPARKTTLFEWDQTFAFSRDAPDCSSILEISVWDPIHAMSGGGSADVAGHNFLGGICFDVSEIPLRDPPDSPLAPQWYRLEGGGAHKGDLMLATWVGTQADESFPEAWKTETAGNPNSKSKVYQSPKLWYLRSTIIEAQDIFPLMSSKESSFQVKVQLGFQVQKTKSSVPSNGSPSWNEDLVFVAAEPFTEHPLMFSLIENRQPKEQVMLGVASIPLASIERRVDDRNVVSRWLTLEDPKEAKRAYKGRVHLKLCFDGGYHVMDEAAHVCSDYRPTARQLWKPPIGTVELGVIGCRNLLPMKTIKGKGSTDAYAVAKYGSKWVRTRTISDSLDPKWNEQYTWRVYDPSTVLTIGVFDSWEVLESDGSKESMRPDFRIGKVRIRISALGTGKVYRNTFPLFLLSNNSGLKKMGEIELAVRFARATPTLDFLHVYSQPLLPMMHHMKPLGMVQQEVLRTTAVKIVAAHLSRSEPPLRREVVTYMLDADSHAFSMRKVRANWFRIINVIAGVIDVVKWLDDTRSWKNPTATILVHALLVMLVWFPDLIVPTFAFYIFVVGAWNYRVRSRDSLPHFDPKLSLAESIDRDEVDEEFDVMPCARANEVVRARYDKLRMLGARVQTVLGDFATQGERLQALVAWRDPRATGIFIGLCFGVSFILCLVPSKMIAMAFGFYYLRHPIFRDRMPSPALNFFRRLPSLSDRML is encoded by the coding sequence ATGGGCACGGTTAGGAAACTCATTGTTGAGGTGGTCGATGCACGTAACCTTCCACCAAAAGACGGTCACGGGACCTGCAGTCCTTACGTGATTCTTGATTTTTATGGTCAGAGAAAGAAGACAAGGACAGTGATCCGGGACTTGAATCCAGCATGGAGCGAAACTCTCGAGTTCAACGTTGGCAAACCATCCGATGTTTTAGGTGACATGCTTGAACTGGAGATGTATCACGATCGAAAAGTCGGACCTACCACCAGGAATAATTTCTTGGGTAGATTAAAGTTAAGCTCAAGACAGTTCGTCAGGAAAGGTGAGGAGGCGTTGATTTATTATCCGCTGGAGAAGAAGACTTTGTTTAGTTGGATTCAAGGTGAGATTGGGCTGAAGATTTATTTTGCCGATGAAGTTATACCCCCACCTGGACCACCAGCCTTACCAACTCCACCACCGGAGGAGGCCAAGCCCGAGCAAACTCCACAAACACCGGCAGCCGCAGAAGAAGCTTCACCCGAGGCAGCAGCTGCACCTGCTTCTGATTCACcaccacctccccctgaggcaaCTGAACCGGTGTGTGAAAAGCCCGATGCGGCATCGGAGACTAACCCAGAGCCCCCTAAGGAGCCAGCATCTGACGGTGAAAAGCCCGCTACAGAACAGCCTCCAGTGCCACCTGCCGAAGCCGCACCACCACCGGAAACTGCTACTGTCAGTTCGGACGTTGCTGACCACGAAAAGCAAGAAGTGGCCCCTGATTTACCCGCCCAAGAAGGGACGGATCCTGTGGACCTGAGTCCTCAGCAACCAGTACAACTTGATAATGGCCTTGATCACATGATGGGATCGGTAGCCTCAGGATCCATGCCTGAAGTCAAAATAAACAATGTCAACGGTCCTCAACCAATCAGCCGTGTTTCATCAGTCAGTAGTTTCTTGTCTGATGCATCTGATAGATCTACAATCGAACGTTCCTCGTTTGATCTTGTAGAGAAAATGCATTATCTCTTCGTCAGAGTAGTCAAAGCTAGATCTCTTCCCACCATGGGAAGGCCGGTCGTGAAGATTGTTGTTTCCGGCTGCCATATCATCTCAAAACCAGCCCGGAAAACCACTTTGTTCGAGTGGGACCAGACATTTGCTTTCAGTCGGGACGCACCAGATTGTTCCTCCATCCTGGAGATCTCTGTGTGGGACCCAATACACGCCATGTCAGGAGGCGGCTCGGCTGACGTGGCGGGGCATAACTTCCTAGGTGGGATTTGCTTTGACGTGAGTGAGATCCCACTGCGGGACCCACCCGACAGTCCGTTAGCCCCACAATGGTACAGGTTGGAAGGAGGCGGAGCCCACAAGGGGGACCTCATGCTTGCCACGTGGGTTGGCACACAAGCTGACGAGTCGTTTCCTGAGGCGTGGAAGACCGAAACCGCAGGTAATCCTAATTCCAAGTCAAAAGTCTACCAGTCCCCCAAGCTGTGGTATTTGAGATCAACAATCATAGAAGCACAAGACATTTTTCCGTTAATGTCGTCAAAAGAGTCATCATTTCAAGTTAAAGTCCAACTGGGGTTTCAAGTCCAGAAAACGAAATCATCTGTCCCCAGTAACGGATCTCCGTCATGGAACGAAGATTTGGTATTTGTAGCAGCTGAACCGTTCACGGAGCACCCTCTGATGTTTTCCCTGATAGAAAACCGGCAACCTAAGGAGCAAGTCATGCTAGGCGTCGCTAGCATACCGCTCGCGTCCATAGAGCGACGTGTTGATGATCGCAATGTGGTTTCCAGATGGCTCACACTTGAAGACCCGAAAGAAGCAAAAAGGGCGTACAAAGGCAGAGTCCACTTGAAGCTGTGTTTTGATGGTGGGTATCACGTGATGGACGAAGCCGCTCACGTGTGCAGTGACTATCGTCCAACCGCCAGGCAGCTTTGGAAGCCCCCTATTGGAACTGTTGAATTAGGAGTCATTGGGTGCAGAAATCTACTCCCTATGAAGACGATCAAGGGCAAGGGGTCTACAGATGCCTATGCGGTGGCGAAATATGGCAGCAAGTGGGTGCGGACACGTACCATATCTGATAGTCTAGACCCCAAGTGGAATGAGCAGTATACATGGAGAGTCTATGATCCGTCAACTGTGTTGACAATCGGAGTATTTGACAGCTGGGAAGTACTAGAATCCGATGGCTCCAAAGAGTCGATGCGGCCGGATTTTCGTATAGGGAAAGTTCGCATTCGTATATCTGCCTTGGGCACGGGCAAGGTGTACAGGAACACATTTCCTCTGTTTCTGTTGTCTAATAATTCGGGCCTGAAGAAGATGGGCGAGATTGAATTGGCGGTTAGGTTTGCACGTGCAACGCCCACGCTGGATTTCTTACACGTGTACTCTCAGCCATTGTTGCCGATGATGCACCACATGAAGCCACTCGGCATGGTCCAGCAGGAGGTGCTGAGGACGACGGCGGTGAAGATAGTGGCTGCACACTTATCCCGGTCGGAGCCACCGCTTCGGCGAGAAGTGGTGACCTACATGCTGGATGCAGACTCACATGCATTCAGCATGCGAAAGGTGCGCGCAAATTGGTTTAGGATCATCAACGTGATTGCGGGAGTGATTGACGTGGTGAAATGGCTGGACGACACGCGTTCCTGGAAGAATCCGACGGCCACCATTCTCGTACATGCGTTGTTGGTGATGCTGGTGTGGTTTCCGGACTTGATCGTCCCAACATTTGCATTCTACATTTTCGTGGTGGGTGCGTGGAACTATAGAGTTCGATCGCGCGATTCGCTCCCCCATTTTGATCCAAAGCTCTCGCTGGCGGAGTCCATCGATCGCGACGAAGTGGACGAGGAGTTCGATGTGATGCCGTGCGCGAGGGCGAATGAGGTGGTGCGGGCCAGGTACGACAAGCTGCGGATGCTGGGGGCACGGGTCCAGACGGTACTGGGTGATTTTGCCACGCAAGGGGAGCGACTGCAGGCTCTGGTGGCGTGGCGGGACCCACGTGCCACGGGGATCTTCATCGGGCTGTGCTTCGGGGTGTCGTTCATACTGTGTTTGGTGCCATCAAAAATGATAGCGATGGCCTTCGGGTTTTATTACCTGCGGCATCCCATATTCAGGGACAGAATGCCTTCCCCAGCTTTGAACTTCTTCAGAAGGCTGCCTTCGCTGTCTGATCGCATGCTGTAG